TTGTACACCAGATACATTGATGTGATGCGTTTGGCTTCATTGCGTGAAAGTCCGCTACAGCTCTGATGCGACGATTTTAGTCCCTCTTCATATTGGTTGCTTCCTCCCCACCTTTTGGGAGGAAGTAGCTAAACCCTCACTGtgttcaaaaaaaatatatatatatatatttttttctccacatgAAAGCCTTGTACATTAGATTAGGAACCAACagtgagcactttttttttttggtatctaGTAGCTGTGCAATAAACAGACTAAAAATCAGTTCAAGTTCAAGTGATTGTACGCATGCATTAAGAAACACCCTTAACGACATTCCGAGCCGAGGCCTAATCGTGAAAAGACCCCCCCCGAAAAAAGTGGTACAAccggggaaaaacaacaaaacaaaaaaaacacaagagcattgaggtgtgtgtgttgcaaaatacagcagcagccattttgtctgtCAGTTCACACTCAttgggggtggcggggggggtCTATATAGCAGCCGGGGACTTCTTCCAACATGGCCGCCCTATGAGGTATATGCAAGTGTAGCTCTCCTCGGAGAGTTCTCATGAGGTATTTTTCAAGTTCTTCCACGGGGGAGCATATTTGATTTCTTTCCCCCCTCCAACTTCCTGAGAAAGGGACGCCATTTTCTATTTTGAGGATGGCCCAACCTTGGGGGGCGGGGCCAGCCGTTCCGTCGCACATTTCCGACGTGAGCCGCCCCCGCCCCCTCTTCGACGAGGAGGACCGTgaggtatttttcttttctttgaatcaCCCGCGCCGATCTACGGCGTCCCATCCTCcacttgaggaaaaaaaaaaaaaatacccaactcgaaaaggaagagaaaaaaaaacagcatagaaAAACAATTGAGGTTAAATATGGTCACGCTCCtgaggtttaaaaataaaataaaataaaaaaataaaataaaagacaccACTGCAGCTTGGGTGATTTGAGGTATGTAAAAAGagcgaaaaacaaaaaaatcattctgtgtttaaaaacacaaaaatcaaaattaaagatgacaaaatggcaacacacacacacacacacacacacacacacaaaaaaaaaagattttcaagTTCATTGTGACGAAACCTGTCAGTGTTTGGCTGCGCTGATTGTGTCTAGcatgagtgcgtgtgtgtgcgtgtgtgaaatGCATAGTTGTGTTGTCATGTTCTAGTCTCGGgctttttttgtgttcatgATTGGACAGCCAAGAGGTGGACAGGCTTTATGAGGTATTTGTTGTGCAACAGTCTGTAATCTTTCTCACGGGACAGAATACTCATGCTGGGCTGGGGCCTGGGGGGGTGTTGAGTGGGAGTGGGGGCATCAGGAAGAGATCGGTTAGGGCGAGCCGTTTGGAGCCGGCTCGGCCGAAGCGGGCCCCTTggaagaggaggacgaggacgCGGGGCTGAGGGTCTGTCTCGGAGGCGCGCAGTAGCCAAAGGCGCCGGCGGCGCTGGTGGAGGCCGAGGCGGCGGCCGACACCGCCGACACGGCGGGCCCCAGCAGGCCTCCGGCCTTCTGGGCAAACAGGGTTCCTGCAACGCGTCACAAATCGGCAACGTAAACACAATGGCCGCTTTCAACGTCAGACGTGACACTTTAAGACTGCTCGCTTGCTTTTTGCTGTCCATGGGAaacttcaaacaaaacaaaaaaatgccgcaTTGAACACATTAGTTGTGGAAAGTATATCTGATAACTCTTTACTTTCTTCCTTGCATTTGAGCTTCATTTACACTTGAATAGAGCTTTGCTTTTCATCGTGTGGCATCATAGTGCCGAGAAACTACTTTAATTAAAATGAGCTTCATTTCAACTTgacagtacggcccaaaactgccaaaatccaaaataaataaatgactaaataaataaataaattattaaagtgaaaatacaaacggatataaaaaatataattcaaaagttaaatacaaatgtatatatatatatatattttttgctctttttaattccatttatatatatatatttttttttgggatataattatcaaattatatttttatatccattttattttcacttttagtcatgtatttatttagtcatttatttattttgaattttggcagttttggtccatacatttgcaacatggccctggttgatctcttatactctgctgccatctgttggccgtttttgtaattaccaatttttttttcacccattctctgcagttgagaggctgcattaaagccttctgtatgctctagcacaaaaaacacacaaaaaaaacaaacaacaaatacgtttttgggacacttaatacatttaaaatggaacgtatttatacgtttttgggcacAAATGAGTTAGATATTgcatgcaattatttttttttagatactgaaactaagtaaaactacgcatttatttaaataactaaaaaaaaataatacaaactaacagaactgccctgaaaactgattaaaccttactaaaaacaaaacaaaaacaaacaaaaaaaacaaaaacacaaaaaaacaacaacctcaaaaCGAAATACAAACTTACTAAAATGGAagttgcaaaactataataatcctgCCTGTGATAAAGTTAGCGAAAGTGGCGCCCACCTGAGTACATTGTGCCGTTGACCTCCACAGAGACGGTGATGCTGGCGTTGCCGTTGCTGGAGATGCTCAGAGACATGTCCTGCTGCTTCTCatctggttaaaaaaataataataacatgcaAATTCTGCTCATTCGTTGTTCCCGTTAGTTCTAGGGGATTGACCGGCGATCGACCGGCGGCTGACCTCGGGGGGTGACGGCGGGGGAACCGAGGCGCAGGTTCATGGGCATCTGCGAGGCCATGGCCAGCAGGTTGTGCTGAAAGGCTTGCTGCATGAAGCGCTGCTGCTCCTCGGCCAGACGCGCCATCTTCCTCTCGGGGCCCTCCGCCACGCCGGCGCCGGCCGTCTCCAGCTTCTCGCGGAGCTGCTCCAGCGTGGCGGCGCGTGCTAGGCCCGCCACCTGCTGGTGCCCCAGCGCCAGGGCCATGGAGGGCCGGCCCGCCATGATGGAGGGAGTCAGCTCATCTGgaaggggagggaaaaaaaaaaaaagtaaatcgcCTTGTCAATTGCTACTTTCCACACCGCGATTGCTTGGTTCACATTCCTGTAATAATGACGGTCCTCGACAGGAACCTTGCCATGTCAAATGGAGGTCTTCAAAGTGAATGTGGCGTGGGAAGCGTTTTTGTAATCAAGGCTCTCACGTTTGCCCCCAGGCAGACCCACGCCACACCTGGACACGTATATTGCGAGCACTACACAAATAACCGAGTGTCACGATGACAAACACTGGCGTGCATATTTGTCACTTGGGTGCAAATAAGGAGGGGTGAGCACCTTCATGCAAAACTAAACAGAAGCTGATTTTATTATGAAAAAAGCCCAATAACAAATCCACACACAAATGACCATAATAGACTGGAATTAACAAATGCCCCTTTGAGGACTTAACAGTAAAATGGTGCCATCGCTAATGTACATAATGaagaaaatgggaaaaaaacaaaaccttcatATGTCAATTCGGGTCTGCTTCTTCACAGTAAGTTCTATGTAGCCTCAACATGGTATTCTgactaatattgtgtttgtggaatatgaattaagtagaCAAACGGCCATttcgtcgagtgaaaatgacatcacagctgctcggcTTAACGACAAATCACAgttgacctgttttctgagtttgatcatgtgacgtttgcaaggagagctgtgattggtcacgacctgagcaactgtgatgttatgtTCACTCGACAGCCAGTGGCCGGACacggtaaaatggccgccccatgcgATGGATaaagaatggatggattttgcagcttaattcattttccacacacacaaaattaatcagaatattgtgttttgactAATGAGGCTGCAAAGAACATactggaaatatatatatatattttttgttgactttCACTTTAACGCGACCTTATAAAAAACTGAGAAGAAATTTCCTTTCAAtcacatttattcaaaaaaaagaaaaaagaaaacctctCTTCCCCAGCTAATTATATATTTGAGTAAAATGGACTTATTCTTTTAACAAGTGACAAATTAACTCCCAAAATCCAAACACTAATAACATTTTTTGCAAATAACGCTTtaaatgtcaatcaaatcagTTTTTTCCTCCCAGAGCTTTATATAAAATCATATAAATCAACTTCAAAGTtgtcaatgttttatttttgactgGAAACTGATATTTCCCAGCATTGGTGAACACAGTATTGGAAGTCCTGAGCTGCAAGCAAAGACTGCAGTTTCTTTAAATGGACAACAAGGGGAGCCATTTCTCTATATCTGGTCAGCACCCATTCCATCACTTGAACACTTGGCGAATCCAACTACAAAACAAACCATTATGCACACGTACACCCCTTTCAATTCAATGTTCACATCATTACAAACAGCTCTCCGTTTGAGCCAAATAACGGACAATACTAAATTTATACCAACAGTTAGCACGTCATATATTTCAGCagtgggtgtacctaatgttgtgtcctGTGAGCGCACGGTTCGATTACCTTTCTTCAGGACGGACCCCGGCGAGCCCTGCAGGCCGTTGAGGGCCGCAGAGGGGCCGGGCCCGATGGCGGAGAGGTGCATCTTGGGAGGCGAGAGGATGTGAGGGGCGGTGCCGGGCGACGGCGAGAAGCGGAACAGGCTGCTGCTGTAGCTGGGGCGGCGGCCCTCGCGCCGGTTGCTGTCGATGGCGGCCTGGAGTTCGCCCGGGGAGCTCAGGCCCTTGCGTTCGCACTCGTACGGGTACAAATACTTCATGTACCTGGGAAACGAGACACAAATGTCCATTGCCTTGAGTTCAAATACATTGGAGGATATTACAGTTAACACTTGGAGTGTGCCTAAaaattttttattcttataagaatcgcgattctcatttagtacaattcagaatagattctaaatgtcctaaaataaattttatgtaaagtattttatactgtcttgccGTTGTTTGTGTAGTGGAATGCTGTTCACatgtacccgatttggccacttggggACAGTGTGGTTCCGTGCGTTCTGATGCACAGTTAAGTTGTAGCCAtattagagagtagaaggaaagtcacgatcaagttatgccaataaaagttgattttttttttttttttttttttttagcagggtaggaagagcatatgccagtgagtaatgttaagatgcttctccGTATACATTCCTGAAGTGTTTTATATgaatagccgttcttttgagggataaaagtgcTATTTAGCATTTGCGAGTTAGACTGGAGTAGATTTTgacaattatttgctcatctataaaatataaaaatcgtgagacagtcagattcccacccctaggtTAACACTGTGTGCTTTAACACTGCAGTATTATTAGTCCACAGCCTGCACTTTATTTCTCCTTGCAGTAGTCCAGAAGTAAAAACAGGACAGCCTTGTTCTCCTCCATTGTTGGTACGAGAGGAGACTGAGGGCAGCGCTGCAGCCAAAATGAGACTGCGGGGTACAAAACGTGCTGAGTGTTGTGCTGACGTCATGGAGTAAATGCAGAGTCacagctccagtgttttctctgCCATTAGAAGGCACGTTCAAATGAACATGCAGTATTATGTATGCTGACTGCATCACGGCGGATCAATAAGGCGCTAAGCGCCCCCCGGCATCCATTAGATAGAGCTTGCGGAGCACATTAAAAATACATGAGGCTTCATTAGGGCATCCTTATTAGCGGACAGTGCGGCGTGTGACAGTCCATTCCGGCTTTTTCTGTACGTACGGCGGTGGCACCGACTGGAGCGTTTTCCGGCTTGAAGCTGTCACTCAAGCGGCTGCCTTAGTCCCGGTGAACTCTGAACCCAACCCAGTGGCATCAATAAATGGACAGGCCTCAATCAACGTGATGTAATGGACTCGGGGGGATTGGACGTGAGAAGGGAGAGTGGCTTGGTGGAGGAGAGAAATGGATGGGGTGTTTAGGAAAACAAACGTGCTAGTGGCTCCATTGAGAAACACAGAGCAGGAGAGTCATACAGGATGTAGCCCGTGAGAACATTTGTTgagccaaacaaacaaacaaacaaacaaaaacacagagatGTTGCTTTATGAATATAATGAAAGCTGTAAACAGCAATGAATAGGCAGCGAATCCTCTGAATGTTTCAACGTTGACTTTGAAATCTGCACAATTAATTTAGCATCGCCCGTCTGTCGAGGATGCTCCCGATTGGGAGTGTTTCTGAGTAGGAGCTAGTCACAGTACAGGTatcaaaggcttttttttttaaatttttattaaactgttaTTACAGACCTGTTTATCCACTTTTCTGTTGATGGTAGACGTcagtgtaattattattttttttttcaaaattttccaaaaatcatttaaatgaTTATTGATCTTTTGACGCCATTGTCTTCCCATATTAAAtggtttagttaaaaaaaaaaaaagaaaaaaaaaagcttgtccaTTAATGTCAACCCTGTGTTTCGGATATCCTCTTCTCACTGGGGCACATTTATCCAAATTCCCTAATAGAAATCTGCCAAAGTCCGATCCTTTGGAATTCATCCAAAATGGCTGATTCAAACGAAAACAAGACTTCTTCTTCAATTTTGGTTATGGCTCCTCGGGACGTTTTTGTTTGATAAACGTAGGATTAGATTAGTGGCCAAATGCATCTAATTTTTCAGGGATTGCTACTGATTGAGTTTTTTGGGGCACCTGAAACTGCAAAAAATGTAAGGTTTTGATCATGTTGAAGCCTCCCCAAATTTGATTCATTGATATAAACATGAAATCACTTGACTGTAGAATGTGttgtcggccattttgtgtcTTACTGCGTGCGAAGGGTGAATGCGGCGCTGGTGATGGAAGTGGGCAAGTTGAGTCCCTTGGTGATCTCTCTCCAGATCTTCTTGTTGATGACTTCCACCAGGCCTCCCTTCTCCGTCACCAGCTTGTAGAGCATGTACAGATCCAGCACTTGCTTGGCCATGATGGGGATACGGTTGACCGGGGTTCCTGGCGGACGAAAAAGCAGACTATGTCATCAAGAGGAAAACATATTCAACGCcatgttttttccccacattaccatattaaaaacaaataaaaaattgtaatgattACTGAGACTGCATTGGCCGAGGGTGGCAAGCAGGCCGGCATGTGTCCCGCACGCCTGTTCAATTTGGCTTGAAAACATATTAGCCCAGTTAAAGGCAATCTGGCTTGACCTGGAAAAGGGGATTTCGCAAACAACACAAAGCCGAGCGGCTCGAGACTTTTGATACAGATGCATTAATCTCGTCAGCAGCTTATCTGCACTCAAGCTTGCAAGGGAGCGTGTGGCGAGCAGCGGGCGGGGTTAGAAATGGGAGCTGAAGGAGGGCGTCGTCAACGCCATTTCTTCTTTTCAATTCTTGACtcattttgttatttgattGAAAACAATGAAATGGGACAGACACAACGCAAGTAAAAGCAATTGTCACGTCTTCCTCCGTCCGAGTCACACTTTTGTTCCTCTAAACAAGGGATGTCAAACACATTTTAGTCACATGGTTACAATATAGTTTCCTAAGAGGGCTATTTATGACTGAAAAGAATATAAGTAtacagcagtgtttctcaattacGTTCAATTACGCCGTCATGCATCACTATTTGTTGCGACGATAAATAACATAATTTGTCCATACAATAGTTGTAAAAGACATACAAATTGATGTCGCACTATGTAACAGAATCATGGGACCGGGGGGGAGCAATGGTCTGAACATATTAAATCAAATCAAgctttatatagcacattttatacatttaaatgCCACTCACGGTGCTgaacaaaacatccctaatacaattaaaaaagaaaaaaaaacagcccctcCTCCCCATATctccatgatcgtacccacaaacCACAACAAAACCACCCACCCCTGCccctatactaactgcctatgagctgtatgtgtctaatctgtacgtataccgtatagtttacacagtagtctgctcgggagatgggaggagcaaaatggccgccccgtgtcTTCAATGGCTTGCGCGGGCatatatgggctatcggctatccagtcatatattcagatcagtgggggGGAGTCACGGTAAACCGCTAATCTACGGGAAGCAGTGGGTGGAACCTGCAGGATAGTCCAGTATAATGAAGCTCATTTAGAGGATTGCGGCAGTAAATCCACATACCCGAGGTGCACACACAGGGACGCTCGTATCCAGAGTTGCCCTGCCCGGTTAATTCCCGTCAATCCTTCAGCCCTTTAACCTGGAACTGGACTCATTAATGACTTTGGCAAATAGCGGCGATCAGGCCACCCAGATTAGCCCTGATTCATTTAAGACACGTGCAAATGGACCTGCATCAGATCAGGAAGTCAAATTCAGAGCTGGACACTAGTTTCTGGCCAGGGACGGCAAACTGGCGGCTCACAGGCCGCACCACAAACTGAAATAGCACTCGGTTAATTGCCActggccagaaaaaaaaaaaaaaaaaaaagaaaaaaaaaaagaaagtatatatttgttttgaaaagaagagaaaaataatTCAGAAGAATTTTTCAGAAACGCtgataaacatttaaacactcaatgttttccatttaaaaaaaaaaaaaaaaaaaaaaaaaaaaaatgtagtaaatGGGGGACGAAgtccagggaaaaaaaacacgcaaatATGCAAATTCACAGGTGTCGAACTACTTATATGCATTAACTGtagttttaaattgtaatatcaccattcaccactagatagcAGACATGTCTTAGTTGCGATTACACCAGATTTTATACTGGCCTATGCTACAACACAATTAGgcctaatatttatttattcatttatttatttatttattttgtggatttggaatgatatgcaggacaaacttaacattttgagtgagttgattttgtaaaaaaaaaaaaaaaaaaaaagcacaatagtaTTCCCTTTTTACAAGATTGTcaccatgtaaacacaatgtaaTAATGTCGAAAATGTGAAACGCAAACTGAGCGCGAGGCTGGGCTCGCATTTGAGCACGTTGTAAAGGGAGCTCATGTTGACGACATGCCTGTTCACATGTCATGTGACGCGATGGCAATAAAGCATTTTCTGGCATTGCTCTTTCCTCATTCTAGACGTCAACAATGGGGCAGGTCATAGCGGGTACAAGCTCAATAGATTGAATGGGAGTCGGTTGTCaggatgtagaaaaaaaaaatagcacgtgTAAGATGTCAGATAGAAAACACGGAGAAAATGTAGAGCACTGGCAAAATGATCTGGTG
Above is a genomic segment from Festucalex cinctus isolate MCC-2025b chromosome 4, RoL_Fcin_1.0, whole genome shotgun sequence containing:
- the LOC144018068 gene encoding AT-rich interactive domain-containing protein 3B-like isoform X2 — its product is MVDNSGSSKAQMPSMSQEPGVAFPQSTSTGGMKLEAVMEQLQRQQQARLEMERKERKLREAHIMYAQQVAAQQAILAAARASGANFMGKGLAGVAPLPLPLPPPPPPPRVTNQSSVDSEKDDDDDRCRDSADEDEMMDGDERSDEDGESGGGGGAAGGLEFLRKQTLALQQSAARMPPARPYGSFAASAPQRAPSPPVRVKQEPDEDLSPAGAHPAASPNGQADWSFDDHFRQNGSASWADEGDSSRGRGEASRDFAKLYELDSDPKRKEFLDDLFTFMQKRGTPVNRIPIMAKQVLDLYMLYKLVTEKGGLVEVINKKIWREITKGLNLPTSITSAAFTLRTQYMKYLYPYECERKGLSSPGELQAAIDSNRREGRRPSYSSSLFRFSPSPGTAPHILSPPKMHLSAIGPGPSAALNGLQGSPGSVLKKDELTPSIMAGRPSMALALGHQQVAGLARAATLEQLREKLETAGAGVAEGPERKMARLAEEQQRFMQQAFQHNLLAMASQMPMNLRLGSPAVTPRDEKQQDMSLSISSNGNASITVSVEVNGTMYSGTLFAQKAGGLLGPAVSAVSAAASASTSAAGAFGYCAPPRQTLSPASSSSSSKGPASAEPAPNGSP
- the LOC144018068 gene encoding AT-rich interactive domain-containing protein 3B-like isoform X1, with the protein product MFVHLREGTAARCVTPSMSQEPGVAFPQSTSTGGMKLEAVMEQLQRQQQARLEMERKERKLREAHIMYAQQVAAQQAILAAARASGANFMGKGLAGVAPLPLPLPPPPPPPRVTNQSSVDSEKDDDDDRCRDSADEDEMMDGDERSDEDGESGGGGGAAGGLEFLRKQTLALQQSAARMPPARPYGSFAASAPQRAPSPPVRVKQEPDEDLSPAGAHPAASPNGQADWSFDDHFRQNGSASWADEGDSSRGRGEASRDFAKLYELDSDPKRKEFLDDLFTFMQKRGTPVNRIPIMAKQVLDLYMLYKLVTEKGGLVEVINKKIWREITKGLNLPTSITSAAFTLRTQYMKYLYPYECERKGLSSPGELQAAIDSNRREGRRPSYSSSLFRFSPSPGTAPHILSPPKMHLSAIGPGPSAALNGLQGSPGSVLKKDELTPSIMAGRPSMALALGHQQVAGLARAATLEQLREKLETAGAGVAEGPERKMARLAEEQQRFMQQAFQHNLLAMASQMPMNLRLGSPAVTPRDEKQQDMSLSISSNGNASITVSVEVNGTMYSGTLFAQKAGGLLGPAVSAVSAAASASTSAAGAFGYCAPPRQTLSPASSSSSSKGPASAEPAPNGSP